The following nucleotide sequence is from Columba livia isolate bColLiv1 breed racing homer chromosome 13, bColLiv1.pat.W.v2, whole genome shotgun sequence.
TTTGGCAAAAACCTACTCATGGTACTGAGTCTTGCTACTCAGGCTCAGATATGTTGTCAACTTCTGTTGTGTTCAAATACTCTGGGATTCCTTCGACATCATTTACTTTGCACATGGAATAACTGTCAGATCTTTCCAAGCAGTTGAGAAATTTACCCCTCTcctatatataaaaatatctaaTATATGCACATGCAGCTGTTTGCATTGCGTTTATTTGCATCCCACAGTGCAAACAGATGGATTCTAGTCAAAGCTATCAATTGAGTACAACTAAGTGTAGAAGACCCAAAGATTGAATTCGGGTCTTGTGCATATCCCCACTGAGCCATGGGACTCAGCCCTCGGTGGCGCGCAAGACAGAATGACAGCTCAGGTTTGTTCTCCTAATTGAACAGCAGCTTCCTAGCTGAGGTCAAAGACCCACGTACAGACCCAGGATAACTTTCAGTGCTGTACAAGTAAATGTTTAGGACATCAGAGAACTTTGTGCCCCGAATTACCGTTTCGTGCCATGCAGTTGTGCAGTACTTGCGAAGGTTCTTTGTCTTTATAAATTACGCTTTTGCAGAATTATTAGCAGGCAGACTACGAGCATATAACCAAGTGATGAGAGTTAAGTCAGGCACAATTATTCCACTCCACCCAACAAGCAAAGAAGATTCTGCAGATTCATGACACTGTTCTAAATTAGATGTACACTTGTCACTTCATTGTCCATCAGTCTTAGGCTTCATAGCTTGAATCCATTCCTCACCTCGGCTTAAGCTTATTTTTACTCTTTATGTGTTGCACGTGCTCAACAAGGACACACACAGGCATCTTGCGTCTTCGCTGAAGACTGCTCATTGTGCTCTGTAAACTGCACACAAGGTTCATAGACTGGGGTGATCCCAGATGTTTCTGCTACAAGTAACTGAAAAGTGGTTGTGGGAGATGCTGTGGGGGAGGGAGAAGCACTTTGGTATTTTTGGGGTTTCAGACTCTGGGAGAAAAcgatattatattatattattttgatATTGCAAATAGAAATCTTAGTTTTGTCCTGGATTTGAAGAAGTTAATTTCCTTCCTGTTCCACATGCTACCTCTGTTCCTTGTTCCCATTACTTAAATAGGTGTTGGTTGACATTCTGAAGAGGTTTTCAACATAAATCAAGCAGCTGGGAGATAGTAAAAATAGGATTGCTGTCCTAGTTTGCAAAGTAGCCTTTAAATCCTACTTTTTACCAATGCAGTatattgtttttctattttagtGATACTTATATTTGTCTAATTCCAAATGAATTGTTTTGTTCTATGAACAAATCTACTCCCTTGCCTCttccctgaaaaaaagaacaatgcTGAGAATCCCAAGGCCTCATGTATACAAAGGAATTCATATAATACTAGCTCGGGAGTTTTGCCAGCAAACGGAAAACGTGGGGCTTGCTGTACTCAGTTCTTGTTCTCTAATTTTTACAGGTTCTTACAGTGCCAGCCAAGGGATAAACTGCATCCGTGAAGATGTTGCCGCATACATTGAAAGAAGAGATGGAGGGGTTCCTGCAGACCCAGATAACATCTATCTTACCACAGGGGCAAGTGATGGAATTGCTGTAAGCATTAAAATTAAACCTGGTATAACCTATAATTTGTCAGTGACCTTTGGAAATAACAGATCTCTGTTGAAGATCGGGTCTCAGAAACTCCTGTGAGTTTGATCTGACAGATGCTGAGATCTCATGAAGTGGATATCCCCTACACCCAGTTATGGGGATGTAAGATGCCAGCTGAGAAACTGGCACATAGAGACAAAGTTTCTTAATATACATTAACTTGTACCTTTTGTAAAGGCAGTATAAACTTGAGTATAAATTTAGGAGATTCAGACCACCCAGGCTGAATAATGGTTAAGATACATAAGCACTGAAGATTAGAGGGTATGACTCGGtggcagagagaagagggaatGACCTTGGAGGTGGGAACCCTCAGCAGCTCTTCTTCCCGGGAAACTCTCTGCTGGTGTCgatcagtgccagggaaggtcccCAACATCTCTTTCGGTAGCttgtttgggaaaaactgcAGGTTTTGGCTTCAGCCAAGGTTCAAAGATGGTCCTCAGTTAAGACAAGATTTTTGCCTTTACACAGACACATCTCCTGATATTAAAACAACCAGcagttctttgcttttattaagGCAGCCTTTTATAgctgagggattttttttttgtcgtttggtttgggtttttttatgacATCTAGTGGCAGGGTTCCGAATAACATGCTCTGGCATGAACAGTTCTCCAGATGTCTCCAGTGAACTGGCTTTCCAGAGTTTCTGGTGCCCAGTGTTGAAAATGCAGCAGGACAATGAGTCTCATTATTTGGCACTTCCAAGGATAAAACGACTATTGTTTCATAATGTGGGGGACAGAGGGTGTTAAAAGAgtttttaaatttgcatttgGTCCTGATTATACATTTTGGATGCTTGGTATTTTTAAACCAGTGGTGGGTACATAATTATGTTGATTGTAAATCATTAGTTTAGCAGCTGAGTTAGTGTGTGATGAGAGGCAGACTTCTAGAACCAACGAGAACTTAGAGGATACTGCTGTTATATCTGAAGAGATATTTTTGGGTTTATGCTATCAATCACATATTGATAAGGACGCCTGCTTTGATTGCACCTGTACTTCAGAGCTCTCCCTTGATTATAAAGGCCCAATTTCCTGCACCAAATGCACCCTTTTCTATAATTCACGTGTAAATGGCCTACACACAGACACCCATGGACGCTGGACACAGGTAAATCCTCTGGGCTGACCTTAGCACAAGCATTACTTTTCTGTCTGTATCTTCTGGGTGTAAACTACATATGATACATTAGATTTCCATCCCAAGACATGCAGACTTTTGGTGTCTTCTGTTACTTTAAAATGAAGCCATAATGTGAGTCTCTAGTTTTGTTCCCGCCTGGCCACAATTGCTCCTAATCTAAACCAGGGCTCTCAGTGCCAAAGGAGAACCTTCACAGGCCCCCTGGTAgttgctggttttatttattgGCCTCTTGGGTTTAGTGAGATAAAAGGAGTGGAAGGCAACAAGCAACAGCTAGCTGAGGCTTCTTTGCTTACAACTGGGCACGGTAGAAAAATCATGATCTTGATAATCCTGCTTGCAGCTTTCCTTCTTGCCTTGTGCTCAGAGCGTTTTCCTACATCTTGGAGTTGATCAGACCCGATCTTTAGAAGCCGTGAAATGCCGAGGAATTCCATTCAGCTGAGCGGGACCATCCTCACTCAGCCGGTGACTTAACTTGAAACAGATGAATGCCCTTTGATAAAGTGACTGTATGCTTCTGGGATAGAAATCTGCTACCTTAACTCTAGATTTTTTTAAGGAGGAAGATGAGTATCTTATTCTAGAGTATACTTTTAATTATTCTAGAGTATACTATTCGTTCTGGTGTGTGActagtgtttttttcctaattcctACTTTTTCCCCAGACAATATTAAAGATCCTGGTCTCAGGAGGTGGGAAATCCCGAACAGGAGTCATGATCCCTATACCACAATATCCTTTATATTCAGCAGTCATATCTGAACTGAATGCTATTCAGGTGAACTACTATTTGGATGAAGAAAATTGCTGGGCTCTGTATGTGAACGAACTTCGCCGTTCCTTGAATGAAGCGAAGGCATATTGCAATCCCAAAGTGCTCTGCATCATCAACCCTGGAAATCCCACAGGTCTAGAGCAGTTTTGTTAAATGGATGGGGTTTAAGatccttttgggtttttttgtcatctttcaTTCATTTGACATTGCAGGCAAATCCTAAAAACACATCAGATGTGGGAAGCTGAATTCTAGAGATCAGTGCTCTAAGTAGGGCAGCATGTCGTACTTTAGAAACTTATTTTCAATATCGTGGCCCTCCAGGgatttgggaagagagggagTGGGTTCGGTTCACTTTTGCAGACACGTGGAATGACCTTTTTTTGAGTAGTTGAGGTTGATTGGTGAGCAACTCGCTCCCAGTTAACCATCATGCATGTGAGGATTTAAAATGATCACTTCTGCACAGAGCATTCTTAATAAGTTATTGATTACTGTATCTCACACTTCCTTTGCTTGAGATGGACTAAGTTACCGTGAAATAGAATTCCTCCAAAAATGTACCTTAAATTCCCACTTAATGAATTGAATTCCAAAATTCAATACCACTTTCCTAAGAAAGAGGGATGTCTTATTGAAAAGCTAAAAGTAGTTTAACTAGGTCAGGGCTAAAAGATTTGTATATATATGCTGCACtaactttcttcttgctttaaaaatcaaactatAGGGCAGGTGCAAAGCAGAAAGTGCATTGAAGATGTGATACACTTTGCTTGGGAAGAGAAACTTTTTCTTCTGGCTGATGAGGTAAGGGAATATTCTGTTCTCAAAAGCACAGCTAAGAGTACGCATATGTGGTGTAATTTTGTTCCATGTGTGGTACTGGcatttttttaagtacagaGAATGAATTCTCTGTTATCATATTAAGACATGAACAAACATGCAAGATTCTTAATATCAGAGGATTAATATGAGAGGTGGCTTGATCTGGATTTGAACAAGAGAGGAAGTGTAGGGGACACAAGCCAGGAGACACAAGGAGGAACTTTGCTGGAACTGACCTAAAAACCTGTGTAATACTCAGGCCACTccaaatgaaagaaacagaaggaaaatcaaTTTAAACATACTCGTAAAGGTTAAATTATACAAAGGAGCTCACTGTTCTTCCAAAGGCTAAACTGTTAAGTATGGCCACATGAGATAAAATGTATAATTACAGAAATTATTACTTGACAAAGAACCTTGTGTCTTCTACCCGCTTTAAGTTCTGGGTGTTCCGGCTGTTTCTTGGGTTCGGATGTGGCTGCCAAAGGGCAGCGCGTATCCTCAGCCAGGGGACAGAGCACATTAACGTCTTCTGACTGTTCAGGTTTACCAGGACAATGTGTACTCTGAAGGATGCCAGTTTCATTCCTTCAAAAAGATTCTGTATGAGATGGGACCCGAGTACTATAACAATGTTGAGCTGGCCTCTTTTCACTCCACCTCTAAGGGATACATGGGCGAGTAAGTCtgctttagttttttttatttcatcttcctCATTAATCTGGTTGGACAGCCGTTGCGTGTTAGTGACCCAAAGGTAATCCACTGTCTCCTATTAATTTTAACTAAAAACtattaagaaaaggaaagcaagcatTTAAAGCACAGTGTAATGGATTAGCTTAGCGGTTTTCAAAGTACCAAATAATAAGTGTATTTATTTCAGACACCTAATGCTTCGGTTCCACAAAGATGAAATCCTACAGTCCTAAACCAGCCTGTGGTAAAGGAAAATACAGTCTCCAGCAACAGCTCAAGAGTCACTGGGACATTTAAAGTTACAAAtaatgtttgggtttggttgttttggggaggaagaggtagaagaaaaagaattttctgAATAAATGAAAGCTGCTGTAGCCATATGCTCTTGTTCTGAAGAGCGGAGAATCCAAGTGAACCGTTACCTTGGCTGTCAGGGAAGCTGCGTGTACACGAGTTTCTCTGTATGGGGCACTAGAGCTTAATGGCAAATCATTTAGTTCCATCTTAAAACATTAGCAGTATAGCAGCTCTTTCAACAACCTTGGTCTTCCATACTGTAAGATCCTCATTAATTGTCTTTCCGCTTGGGCAGTTATTTTCGTGGCTTTTCCAGTTAACCAATCTGTTCTGTTCACTTTAATCACAGATGTGGCTACAGAGGAGGTTACATGGAGGTCATTAACTTGCACCCAGAAATTAAAGGACAGCTTGTTAAGCTGCTTTCCGTTCGCATTTGTCCTCCCGTCTCAGGACAAGCAGCAATGGATATTGTGGTGAATCCTCCAGTACCTGGAGAAGAATCTTATTCACAGTTCGTAAAGGTCAGCAAGAACATCCCTGttcttttgtgcttttcctAATCCTATCCTAAGTACTGTGAACTCAAAAATTCAAAATACGCACAGAGACCAAACTTTTGTCCTTTCTTCTTGGACAATCCTGCAAAAACACCAATTTACAGAACGATGCAGGGCATTTTAAACCCAACATGActacctttaaaatatttttaattccttttgtgGTTCCTTTGTTAAGAAGCCAAAAAAAGCTAAGGCGGCATTATAAGATCAGCTTTCTTGTGCGAGAATGGCGAGGAGGTTAAACGTAAAtacactcaagtgacttgcagccGTGGtgcagaaaaagcacatacatcacacaaattgttttactgaccctGTGTGCTTGACGAGTAGAACCTCTGTTAGATAACACGGGCCTGTGAGAAACGGTGAGACACCTTAGCACCATggctgagattcctgctttgctgGGAGGAAGCGGAAGGCTGATAAATTCAACTTTTCTCCTGTGTTTAGCGTGACAAAATAATTACTAAAAGATTTGCTTTTACTAGAATCTGAATAGGAATGTAAGTTTAAGTACAACTATAAAATCAGCCTTGTTCTCAGGTATCCAGTGCCTCTATATACTGAATAACATAGTGCTCTGTATTAAAGTATATAGTTTCTCACAtgtaaaaatgaaactgaatcCGGCTTCAGAAATCACAGTACTGAGTCAGATCAAACAAGCAGAGGAACATGGTCTGTAATCCAGCCAAGAGCGGATGCTCCGAAGGAAGGACATTCAGACAGAGACTCCATCCACCCCATCCTGCCGATGCCTTTCTGCACCGCTGCAGGGCTGGAGTTCGAACATCCTCTGCTCAGCAAAGCCCAAAAAGCACTTAATTCAGGGAAGGCTCCTTGAAGCGTCTTCATTTTCTCTGGCGTTTTTATTGCCACTTCAACTATGTCACGCTGAACACCTTCCTTTCGAACAGGAGAAGGAGTCTGTTCTCAACAACCTTGCCAAAAAAGCCAAGCTGACAGAAGACATGTTTAACACGGTGCCGGGGATTAACTGCAATCCCCTCCAAGGAGCCTTGTACGCGTTC
It contains:
- the GPT2 gene encoding alanine aminotransferase 2: MHRFILVARQTAASLSCRGPGGCRSGRQDGALRGAAGLAAARPPSARLPCARLPCARLPRPARGDAVRWSSAAKASAVKITEKASREKILTLESMNPQVKAVEYAVRGPIVLKAGEIEKELRKGIKKPFTEVIKANIGDAHAMGQRPITFLRQVVALCTYPNLLDSPSFPEDAKKRARRILQDCGGNSLGSYSASQGINCIREDVAAYIERRDGGVPADPDNIYLTTGASDGIATILKILVSGGGKSRTGVMIPIPQYPLYSAVISELNAIQVNYYLDEENCWALYVNELRRSLNEAKAYCNPKVLCIINPGNPTGQVQSRKCIEDVIHFAWEEKLFLLADEVYQDNVYSEGCQFHSFKKILYEMGPEYYNNVELASFHSTSKGYMGECGYRGGYMEVINLHPEIKGQLVKLLSVRICPPVSGQAAMDIVVNPPVPGEESYSQFVKEKESVLNNLAKKAKLTEDMFNTVPGINCNPLQGALYAFPRIFIPSKAIEEAKAHKMAPDMFYCMKLLEETGICVVPGSGFGQREGTYHFRMTVLPPVEKLKILLEKLKDFHIKFLEKYA